Proteins from a genomic interval of Alosa alosa isolate M-15738 ecotype Scorff River chromosome 8, AALO_Geno_1.1, whole genome shotgun sequence:
- the LOC125299627 gene encoding transcription factor 23-like isoform X2: MDKHLKSASFDSLDMDVTKAGNLVCERVAPPGSTKMKVGMVGPKGMKSHNCPENAARERSRVKNLREAFHRLQAALPSVPPDTKLSKLDILVLATNYIAHLTETLDQSRCFSDHTFSSKAGGFLHPVKKWPMRSLLYCGSMDKWLTGIPASQETTTASPVTPKRSVNM, translated from the exons ATGGATAAGCATCTGAAGAGTGCTTCATTTGACTCATTGGATATGGATGTAACCAAGGCGGGAAACCTGGTCTGTGAGAGAGTGGCCCCTCCAGGCTCCACAAAG ATGAAGGTAGGAATGGTTGGACCAAAAGGGATGAAGTCTCACAATTGTCCTGAGAATGCAGCTCGTGAGAGGAGTCGGGTGAAAAACCTGCGAGAGGCATTCCACAGGTTGCAGGCCGCACTACCCTCTGTCCCTCCAGACACCAAGCTCTCAAAGTTGGATATACTTGTTCTGGCCACAAACTACATTGCCCACCTCACAGAAACATTGGATCAGAGCAGGTGCTTCAGTGATCACACTTTTTCAAGCAAGGCTGGTGGATTTCTGCATCCCGTTAAG AAATGGCCGATGCGCTCTCTGCTGTATTGTGGAAGTATGGACAAATGGCTTACAGGCATTCCAGCCAGCCAGGAGACAACCACTGCATCCCCAGTGACCCCCAAACGTTCAGTGAATATGTAA
- the LOC125299627 gene encoding transcription factor 24-like isoform X1 yields MDKHLKSASFDSLDMDVTKAGNLVCERVAPPGSTKVTLSDTDKWMKVGMVGPKGMKSHNCPENAARERSRVKNLREAFHRLQAALPSVPPDTKLSKLDILVLATNYIAHLTETLDQSRCFSDHTFSSKAGGFLHPVKKWPMRSLLYCGSMDKWLTGIPASQETTTASPVTPKRSVNM; encoded by the exons ATGGATAAGCATCTGAAGAGTGCTTCATTTGACTCATTGGATATGGATGTAACCAAGGCGGGAAACCTGGTCTGTGAGAGAGTGGCCCCTCCAGGCTCCACAAAGGTAACTCTTAGTGACACAGATAAATGG ATGAAGGTAGGAATGGTTGGACCAAAAGGGATGAAGTCTCACAATTGTCCTGAGAATGCAGCTCGTGAGAGGAGTCGGGTGAAAAACCTGCGAGAGGCATTCCACAGGTTGCAGGCCGCACTACCCTCTGTCCCTCCAGACACCAAGCTCTCAAAGTTGGATATACTTGTTCTGGCCACAAACTACATTGCCCACCTCACAGAAACATTGGATCAGAGCAGGTGCTTCAGTGATCACACTTTTTCAAGCAAGGCTGGTGGATTTCTGCATCCCGTTAAG AAATGGCCGATGCGCTCTCTGCTGTATTGTGGAAGTATGGACAAATGGCTTACAGGCATTCCAGCCAGCCAGGAGACAACCACTGCATCCCCAGTGACCCCCAAACGTTCAGTGAATATGTAA